Part of the Micromonospora rhizosphaerae genome is shown below.
GAACGCGGCGATGGCCCGCAGCGCGTCCTTGCCCTCGACCACCGGTCGGTCACCCAGCGGGGTGCCCGGGCGGGGGTTGAGGAAGTTCAGCGGCACCTCGTGCGGGTCCAGCTCGGCGAGCTGCGCGGCGAATTCGGCGCGCTGCTCCACCGTCTCGCCCAGGCCGAGGATGCCGCCGCAGCAGACCTCCATCCCGGACTCGCGGACCATCCGCAGCGTCTCCCAGCGCTCCTCCCACGAGTGCGTGGTCACCACGTTCGGGAAGTAGGAGCGGCAGGTCTCCAGGTTGTGGTTGTAGCGGTGCACGCCCATGTCGACCAGCTCGTCGACCTGCTCCTCGGTGAGCATGCCCAGCGAGGCGGCGACCTGGATGTCGACCTCGGCCTTGATCGCCGCGACGCCCTCGCGCATCTGCTTCATCAGCCGGGCGTCCGGGCCGCGCACGGCGGCCACGATGCAGAACTCGGTCGCCCCGGTCGCCGCGGTCTGCTTGGCCGCCTCGACCAGCGACGGGATGTCCAACCAGACCGAGCGGACCGGCGAGGTGAACAGGCCGGACTGCGAGCAGAAGTGACAGTCCTCCGGGCAGCCGCCGGTCTTCAGCGAGACGATGCCCTCGACCTCGACCTCCGGGCCGCACCAGCGCATCCGCACCT
Proteins encoded:
- the bioB gene encoding biotin synthase BioB, producing the protein MPEILDQARTQVLENGVGLDEAAVLAVLNLPDEHLPAALQLAHEVRMRWCGPEVEVEGIVSLKTGGCPEDCHFCSQSGLFTSPVRSVWLDIPSLVEAAKQTAATGATEFCIVAAVRGPDARLMKQMREGVAAIKAEVDIQVAASLGMLTEEQVDELVDMGVHRYNHNLETCRSYFPNVVTTHSWEERWETLRMVRESGMEVCCGGILGLGETVEQRAEFAAQLAELDPHEVPLNFLNPRPGTPLGDRPVVEGKDALRAIAAFRLAMPRTILRYAGGREITLGDLGTRDGLLGGINAVIVGNYLTTLGRPATDDLALLEDLKMPVKALSATL